The DNA sequence ATAATTTTTCTTTTTTTTGGTTTTCTATTCTTTAAAAATTTAATCATTAATCTTATGTGCTCTGGTGAAGTTCCACAGCACCCTCCAACAATATTTGCACCTACCTCCACAAAATCTTCCATGTAAATTGCAAACTTTTCTGGAGAGGTTTTGTATACAATACTTCCATCTCTTTGAAGTTTGGGTTTTCCTGCGTTTGGTTCTACACTAATTGGTTTTTTAGAGTATTGAGCTAGTTTTTTAAAAACTGATAATAATTTTTCGGGTTCTAATGTACAGTTTATTCCAATAACATCTACATCTAAATCGTTTAGTAAGGTTGCAAAAATCTCGACACTTGTTCCTGTGACAGCTTTTGAGTTTTCTTCAAAAGTCATTTGAGCAATTATTGGTATATCTTGTGAAAGATCCCTGAGTGCAAGAATTGCGGCTTTTAACTCTTTTAAATCAGACATTGTTTCTATTATAAAGCCATCAACGCCTGCATTTAATAGTATCTCCCCTTGTTCTCTGAAAACATCGTATGCTTCGTCAAATGAAATCTCACCTAATGGTTCTATTAAAAATCCAGTTGATGAAATATCACCTAAAACATAGACATTTTTTTGTCCCGCTGCTTGTTTGGCAATTTTAACAGCATTATAGTTTATATCTTTTATGTTATAGCTAACTTTTAACGATTTTAGTTTAAGTCTATTTGCACTGAATGTGTTAGTAAGTAGAAAATCCACACCTGCATCAACATATGCTTTTTGAAGATCAAATACCATTTCTTTATCTGTAATGTTTAGAGTTTCAATAACACCTTTAAATCCCTTTTTAAAAAACTCTGTGCCATATGCACCGTCGAGAAAGTAAATTCTTTCATTAAGCATTTGTAGAAATTCTTTTCTATTCAACTTTTACCACCATCCTATCATACATGTTGTTGTTTTTCTTGGGATCATAATACCACTTTCTAAGACCTTTATTTTATCCACTTTTAATAAATTAATGATAGTTCTATTTTCTCTAATGTCTACATCCTCATATCCTGGAGAAAACCTCATTGTCCCATCTTTGTATTTTTTTCTTAACTTTTTATCAAAATTATCATTTAATGTTTCAAGAGCTTCTGAACCCCACGCATCAAGAATCATTCCAGAAAATACTTCTCCATTTTCTGTGTAATGTTCTATTTTTTTATCTATTTCTTCCCCAAGTGTGGAGACAAAAAGCGTCATTTTTTTAACACCTTTAAATTTTTCTGGAATTATACTTTTTGGTAATTCTTCTATGTTAAATGTTTCATACCAGATAGTTGGAGATGATAAAGAAAGACCTTCAAGGTAAAGATCGTTTATCTTTTTGATTAATTCTTCGTCAAGTTTTTCATATCTTGTAGATGCTCTTGCAACGACTATTTTCTTTTTAGGCATATATTCAAATTTTTCGGGGATATAAATCACATGAATTCCTCCTATATGTGCTTTAATATTTCTACAATTGCATCGGTATTGCTCATTGTAAAAAAGTGTATTCCTGGGACATTATTTTCTTTTAGTTTTTCAATTAATTTTATGGTATATTTTACGCCTGTCCAGAATTCTTCTTTTGGGGTTCTTGCATTATCTAGTTTTTCAATCAATTCTTCAGGAATATCTACATAAAAAGTTCCAGGTATTTTTAATGCGCTTTTGTAGCTTAGAATAGGTTTAAGGCCAGGTATAACTTTTACGGTTATTCCTTCATTCCTTAAAAGTTTGACAAAATTAAAATACTTTTCTATATCAAAGAACATTTGAGTTATTACAAACTGTGCTCCTGCTTCTATCTTCCTCTTTAAGTATTTTATATCAGTTTTTAGATTTGGAGATTCATAATGTTTTTCTGGATATCCTGCAACACCAATACAAAAATTTGTTTTTTTGGCTGTTTGATACAAGTATTTTCCTTTATTCATATCGGAAATTTGTTGGACAAGCTGGTAAGCATAATCATACTGCCATTCTTTTTTTATTACATTTTTCTTTTTATCTCCACGAATAACAAATACATTATCGATTCCAAGAAAATCTAGATCAATTAATAATTCCTCAAGCTCAAATTTGCTGTTTCCGATACAGGTGAGATGCGGGACTACATCTACATTGTATCTCATCTTTAATGCAGCAACAATTCCCATTGTTCCTGGCCTTTTAACCTTTGGAAGTTTAAGAATCTGGCCATCTATTTCATAGTATTCAAGTTCTGGAGGATGCTTGGTTACACTTATAAATGCTGGATTGTATGGCATTATTTTGTCTATTGCTTTATATAGATTATCTGCACTATGCCCTCTAAGTGGCGGTATTACTTCAATTGAAATAAAAAAGTCTTTGATTTGAGATATTTTCATTTTTTCATCCCCTTACGTTATGTATAGCCTTTATAATTATATTTTTATCTATTGTAACGATTATATCTTGGATTTCTTCAAATTTTCTTGAAAGTAAATTTTTTGCATCATGTACATTTTTAATTTTATTAGATATTGCGGTAGCATATGCATCAGCAAGGGCAGGGTCACTGCATACAACTGTAGTTGTATCTGTTTTGCCAAAATTTTTTGAATGTCCAATTTTTCTTGAAGATGTTGCAATCCCGAACTCTCCAGGTGGTAATTCTAGGTATAAATTAGTATTAGTTGAAAGTATCATTATAGTTGTTGGCTCATGTGAATAAATATATAAATCTCCACCATTTTCTACTAAAAGTTTTTTTGGATTTACTAGCTTTTTAATATATTGTCCAATATGTTTTGCAAAAGCACCTGCAACAGCCGCCATTGGTCCAACATTTGCCTTTTTTGAAGCTTTAAGCATATCTTTTGCTACTTTTGGAGCATTCTCATCAAATGCAATTGGTTTTAAAGATGCAAGGAAAGTTTTTGTTGCATATTCTTCCAGTTCTTTTCTCAAGAAAACAAGATAGTTGTAAGCTAGAACCGAAAGTCCTGTTTCTTTTTTGTCTAATGCAATCCAAAGATCGCTTTCTTTGTACTTTATTGAAAAAGAAAAAAGATTGTTTCCCATGAAGTTTCTATAAAACCTTTTCAATTTATCAGCCCCCATGGAAGCTCTATTCCAACTGGGCATACATCACTACAAAGTCCGCAATTTGTACATTTTGTTTTTTCAAACTTTACTGTATCATTTTCTATGTAAAAAGCATTACAGTATCCTGTACACAAACCGCAATTTACACATTCGTTTTTAATGACTTTTTCTTGCTTAGTACTTTTTGTGTTTAATTTTTTGTAATCAGATTTTGATGGAAGAGAGGCGACTGGTTTTGTAAGGAAAAATTCTTTGTTTAAAATTTGTTTTTTTAGTTCATTTGCAATTTTTCTTGATACATTCATGCTGGTAATAGGAGCAGTTTTTACATATTTACCATTTAACTCAATTTTACCACTTTTTAATTCTTGATAAGTTACTTCTCTTATTATAGGTTTATCATGTTTTGAGTAATCTCTTACTGTTGTTATAAGTTCTGAGTTTGAGCGTGTTACATAATAGGCTATCTCTTCATCTAGTATAGGAATAGGTATACCAATTCCTATAAATATAGTAACTCCATATCCTTTAAATTTTGCTGCTCTAATATATTCTCTTGACATTTCTTTTGCGTTTCCAATTACTGCAAGAGTTCTAGAAGGATTTTTTGGGATATCTTCTGTACTTGGATTATACTGTGTTCCTTGCCAGACAACGTATCCTTGAGTTCCTCCAAAGAATATTCTAGTGCCTATTCCTATTGTTTTTAACTTTGGATCTTTTAAAAGTGGGCTTAACTCTCCTGAAGTAGCATAAGTGACATTTGAATAATTTGGGAGTAATTTTCCCATATATGTATATATAGTTTTATTAGAACCATTTGTAGCAGCCGAGTAGTTTTGGTATACGTTTCTTGGATTAAAGAAATAGAATTCATTTATTATGTCTTTATTTATGTAACCTTCTATTTTTTTTCTGGGATAGCAATCTGTTCCTTTTGCATTGGCAGATAAAAATACATCCTGACCAGAGATTAGTTTTTCAATGACGTAAGAACCGCCAATCCCATCTTCTTGAGTTGCGCCCAAGAATCCATCAACAGCAGCAAGGCCTGCATGAACTGTGACTCCATCTAACTTTATTTCTTCCATTCTCATTGGAGGTGTTGTGTGGCCGAAGTTGAAGAAAACACCGGATGAACACATTGGTGAAAAGGTCCCAGTGGTTACAACGTCAACGTTTTCATATACGTACTTTACACCTTTTTCTTTTGAGAGTTTTACAGCTTCTTCCGCTGTTAAAACTACTACTTTACCTTTTTCAATTTTTTCGTTGATTTCTTCAAAACTTCTCATATAACCCCCTCCCTTGCAAATAAGATGTTGTGTATAACATTTAGAATGTTTTTAAGATTTTTATTTTCTACAAGGAGAATTAAAAAATTTTTCGCGTCTTTAAGTAACCAAAAGTTAAATTTGTGAAAGTAGAGGCTATTTAAGATAAGGAGTTTTTTTCCAATGTCTAAATCTCCACCTACAAGTATGAGCGACAAGTTTTCTTTTATAGTTATTGTTGAAAAGTTATCCTTTATACTTTCAAATTTTTCTTTTTCTATTATTACGTTTGCATTATTTTGGAATATATCTATGTACTTTACATTTTTTGGTATTTTTTTCAACTTTCCATTTATAAATAAGAGATCTTTTAGGAAACTTATTGATAAAACTCCAACGTTAGTTTCGTTTCCTATAATAGTAGATCCACTTTTATCTAATCCCTTTATTATTATTGGAATATTTTTAGATTTTGCAGGAGCAATTGCTTTATATTGAATAATCTTTGCACCAAAGTAGGAAAGAAGCTCAGCTATTTCATATGAGATTTTTGTAATTGGGAAAGGATTTTTAACAAGTTTAGGATCACAAGTGAAGAGTTGACT is a window from the Thermosipho africanus Ob7 genome containing:
- a CDS encoding methionine synthase, whose amino-acid sequence is MIYIPEKFEYMPKKKIVVARASTRYEKLDEELIKKINDLYLEGLSLSSPTIWYETFNIEELPKSIIPEKFKGVKKMTLFVSTLGEEIDKKIEHYTENGEVFSGMILDAWGSEALETLNDNFDKKLRKKYKDGTMRFSPGYEDVDIRENRTIINLLKVDKIKVLESGIMIPRKTTTCMIGWW
- a CDS encoding UPF0280 family protein produces the protein MKRFYRNFMGNNLFSFSIKYKESDLWIALDKKETGLSVLAYNYLVFLRKELEEYATKTFLASLKPIAFDENAPKVAKDMLKASKKANVGPMAAVAGAFAKHIGQYIKKLVNPKKLLVENGGDLYIYSHEPTTIMILSTNTNLYLELPPGEFGIATSSRKIGHSKNFGKTDTTTVVCSDPALADAYATAISNKIKNVHDAKNLLSRKFEEIQDIIVTIDKNIIIKAIHNVRG
- a CDS encoding methylenetetrahydrofolate reductase, which produces MKISQIKDFFISIEVIPPLRGHSADNLYKAIDKIMPYNPAFISVTKHPPELEYYEIDGQILKLPKVKRPGTMGIVAALKMRYNVDVVPHLTCIGNSKFELEELLIDLDFLGIDNVFVIRGDKKKNVIKKEWQYDYAYQLVQQISDMNKGKYLYQTAKKTNFCIGVAGYPEKHYESPNLKTDIKYLKRKIEAGAQFVITQMFFDIEKYFNFVKLLRNEGITVKVIPGLKPILSYKSALKIPGTFYVDIPEELIEKLDNARTPKEEFWTGVKYTIKLIEKLKENNVPGIHFFTMSNTDAIVEILKHI
- a CDS encoding aspartate kinase; this translates as MKVIKLGGSIFKEKDSFFKVPPLLEQDNLVIVVSAPYGVTDLLLNNQINKKLLENIYQKLAGQMGFGSEKLKERVYEILNERDYEKIISHGERCNSLALKLFLEKEGFNVEEKLPEEIELNLTKNSEKIELKRSIKSYFKEKKIYIVPGFYAIHNGKIKTLGRGGSDYTATALANILDAENVTLYKDVSQLFTCDPKLVKNPFPITKISYEIAELLSYFGAKIIQYKAIAPAKSKNIPIIIKGLDKSGSTIIGNETNVGVLSISFLKDLLFINGKLKKIPKNVKYIDIFQNNANVIIEKEKFESIKDNFSTITIKENLSLILVGGDLDIGKKLLILNSLYFHKFNFWLLKDAKNFLILLVENKNLKNILNVIHNILFAREGVI
- a CDS encoding homocysteine biosynthesis protein, producing MRSFEEINEKIEKGKVVVLTAEEAVKLSKEKGVKYVYENVDVVTTGTFSPMCSSGVFFNFGHTTPPMRMEEIKLDGVTVHAGLAAVDGFLGATQEDGIGGSYVIEKLISGQDVFLSANAKGTDCYPRKKIEGYINKDIINEFYFFNPRNVYQNYSAATNGSNKTIYTYMGKLLPNYSNVTYATSGELSPLLKDPKLKTIGIGTRIFFGGTQGYVVWQGTQYNPSTEDIPKNPSRTLAVIGNAKEMSREYIRAAKFKGYGVTIFIGIGIPIPILDEEIAYYVTRSNSELITTVRDYSKHDKPIIREVTYQELKSGKIELNGKYVKTAPITSMNVSRKIANELKKQILNKEFFLTKPVASLPSKSDYKKLNTKSTKQEKVIKNECVNCGLCTGYCNAFYIENDTVKFEKTKCTNCGLCSDVCPVGIELPWGLIN